One genomic region from bacterium encodes:
- a CDS encoding cyclic nucleotide-binding domain-containing protein: MSSELFDKYRVSFKKGELVFTEGELGSEMFIIQSGKVRIFKNIDGFDQTLTVLEKGDFFGEMSILEGMPRSASAEAEEDCDLIKINSANFVAMIKSNIEIAIRIMRKLSLRLREANVQIEKLMHASTEMLSLTEAGAKPKSRKDAQEVKAYLVSTMSGKTFPIIKSESYVGRVDRVTGAVPDIDLSDEDPKRFISRRHAKIVKDDENFQLVEEIGTVNGTFLNNQRLSTGSPAPLKNGDTLTFANITLTFYQTINE; encoded by the coding sequence ATGTCCTCCGAACTTTTCGATAAATACAGGGTCTCCTTCAAAAAAGGAGAGCTCGTTTTTACCGAGGGTGAACTGGGGAGCGAGATGTTCATCATTCAGTCTGGTAAGGTTCGCATTTTCAAGAACATAGATGGATTCGATCAAACTTTGACTGTTTTGGAAAAGGGGGATTTTTTCGGAGAGATGTCGATCCTGGAAGGGATGCCGAGATCCGCTTCAGCGGAGGCGGAAGAAGATTGCGATTTGATCAAGATCAACAGCGCGAATTTTGTTGCGATGATCAAATCGAACATCGAGATCGCAATCCGTATCATGCGGAAACTTTCACTGCGGCTTCGCGAAGCAAATGTGCAAATTGAAAAGTTGATGCATGCATCCACAGAGATGTTGAGTCTTACGGAAGCTGGAGCCAAACCAAAATCGAGGAAAGATGCGCAAGAGGTCAAGGCATATCTTGTCTCAACGATGTCCGGCAAGACATTCCCGATCATCAAAAGCGAGTCTTATGTGGGGCGAGTAGACCGGGTAACCGGAGCGGTTCCTGATATCGACTTGTCGGATGAAGATCCCAAGCGTTTTATTTCGCGGCGCCACGCAAAGATTGTTAAGGATGACGAGAATTTTCAGCTTGTCGAAGAAATTGGAACAGTCAATGGAACGTTCCTGAACAATCAGCGCCTGTCGACAGGCTCGCCTGCGCCATTGAAGAATGGCGATACATTGACGTTTGCCAACATAACTCTTACCTTTTATCAAACCATTAACGAATAA